In Mercenaria mercenaria strain notata chromosome 15, MADL_Memer_1, whole genome shotgun sequence, a single genomic region encodes these proteins:
- the LOC123559592 gene encoding uncharacterized protein LOC123559592, translating to MTKNSVLRAEILWTLKLLTTHQSYKSSENSDKLFRTMFPDSTIASQFKCGERKAAYLTVFGLGEHFMSLLKNRVNGPYVIIFDESLNKKMQEKQMDLFVRFWDDELKKIETRYYSSQFLGHATSDDMVEHFTKAMSDHKLNMGNLLQIGMDRPNVNWKFLDIMKQKIRADYGSDLINIGSCGVHTVHNIFKAGFSATGWRIGDLLSSLYYLFKDSCTKRRLSKDNWIKYTPSEIRAAQVAGKCSSCRKSTIDH from the exons ATGACAAAAAATAGTGTTCTCCGAGCTGAaattttgtggactttaaaattGCTAACAACACACCAATCGTATaaatcgtcagaaaattctgacaAACTATTTAGAACAATGTTTCCCGACAGTACAATTGCAAGCCAGTTTAAATGTGGAGAAAGAAAGGCTGCGTACTTGACCGTGTTTGGCTTGGGTGAACATTTTATGTCATTGTTAAAGAATCGTGTCAATGGACCGTATGTGATCATATTTGACGAAAGTCTAAATAAGAAAATGCAGGAGAAGCAGATGGATCTATTTGTTAGATTCTGGGATGATGAACTGAAGAAAATTGAAACAAGATATTATTCATCCCAGTTTCTTG GTCATGCAACCAGTGATGACATGGTAGAGCACTTCACTAAGGCAATGTCAGATCATAAACTGAACATGGGAAACTTACTTCAGATAGGTATGGATAGACCCAATGTAAATTGGAAGTTTCTAGACattatgaaacagaaaatacGTGCAGATTATGGTTCAGATCTAATTAATATTGGATCTTGTGGAGTACACACAGTTCATAACATTTTCAAAGCAGGCTTCAGTGCTACAGGGTGGAGGATAGGTGACCTCCTTTCCTCACTGTATTACCTGTTTAAAGATTCTTGCACGAAGAGAAGATTATCAAAAGATAACTGGATCAAATATACTCCCTCTGAAATTCGTGCAGCACAGGTG